A section of the Anabaena cylindrica PCC 7122 genome encodes:
- a CDS encoding type IV pilin-like G/H family protein, whose product MKTELKAKFIQHLLGKKNNNEGFTLIELLVVIIIIGILSAIALPSFLNQANKARESEGKQYAGSMNRGQQTYYLENQTFATDITLMGLGIATGTTNYTYKLEKSAGGALTAADALVAVLNVAEPVNAVNLRAFIGVTDLIQSGGATTTTAILCQKKDAGAYAASGVSVSVTADTTAPKCAGTFKAIE is encoded by the coding sequence ATGAAAACTGAACTGAAAGCTAAATTTATCCAACATCTCCTCGGCAAAAAAAATAACAACGAAGGTTTCACCTTAATTGAACTGTTAGTTGTAATCATCATTATCGGTATTCTATCAGCGATCGCTCTACCTTCCTTCTTGAACCAAGCTAACAAAGCTAGAGAATCTGAAGGTAAGCAATATGCTGGTTCTATGAACCGTGGTCAGCAAACCTATTACTTAGAAAACCAAACCTTTGCTACCGATATCACTCTCATGGGTTTAGGTATTGCTACTGGTACTACTAACTATACTTACAAACTTGAGAAATCTGCTGGTGGTGCTTTAACTGCTGCTGATGCTTTGGTTGCTGTACTTAACGTTGCAGAGCCTGTGAATGCTGTTAACTTGAGAGCATTTATCGGTGTTACTGACTTGATTCAATCTGGTGGTGCAACAACAACAACTGCAATTCTATGTCAGAAGAAAGATGCAGGTGCTTATGCAGCTAGTGGTGTAAGTGTTAGTGTGACAGCCGATACAACCGCACCAAAATGTGCAGGTACTTTCAAAGCAATTGAGTAG
- a CDS encoding class I SAM-dependent methyltransferase: MTNSTSDLWAKIRQQFDSSPYPTIPLDKSPKNDLDLLYIHNLVTPYYLRNQKVIDTKDKVILDAGCGTGYKSLVLAEANPGAKIVGVDISEESVKLARQRLEYHGFDNAEFHVLSIYDLPKLNYQFDYINCDEVLYLFPDIAVALQAMKAVLKPEGIIRSNLHSSLQRVNIFRAQKVFTLMGLMDGNPEDLEIDIVTDIMKALKDNVNLKATTWSPGYEGEDRKETILMNYLFQGDKGYTINDIFSALRVADLEFIKMTNWRQWDLMNLFKEPDDLPAFLGMSLPEISIEDSLHLFELLHPIHRLLNFWCGHPQTAPTIVPFSEWTDSDWENATVCIHPQFQNPKFKTDLIACISIGKTFSVRKYLALTEEFVYIDSSMALCLLPVFDKPLPMMSLVEHWQKFRPLDPLTAEPTDQVKVFQTLQKLLQVLEDFDCIMLERQS, from the coding sequence ATGACAAATTCAACATCAGATTTATGGGCAAAAATTCGCCAACAATTTGATAGCTCCCCCTATCCCACAATCCCCTTAGATAAATCTCCTAAAAATGATCTTGATTTACTCTACATTCATAACTTAGTTACACCTTACTACTTAAGGAACCAAAAAGTTATAGATACCAAAGACAAAGTCATTTTAGATGCTGGATGCGGTACTGGTTATAAATCTTTAGTTTTAGCCGAAGCAAATCCTGGTGCAAAAATTGTCGGTGTTGATATATCTGAAGAGTCGGTTAAACTTGCACGGCAGCGTTTGGAATATCATGGTTTTGATAATGCTGAATTTCATGTTTTGTCAATATATGATTTACCCAAACTAAATTATCAATTTGATTATATTAATTGTGATGAAGTTCTCTATCTTTTTCCTGACATAGCTGTGGCTTTGCAAGCAATGAAAGCCGTATTAAAGCCGGAGGGTATTATTCGCAGCAACCTACATAGTTCACTTCAGAGAGTAAATATTTTTCGCGCTCAGAAAGTCTTTACGCTGATGGGTTTAATGGATGGCAATCCAGAAGATTTAGAAATAGACATAGTCACTGATATTATGAAAGCTTTAAAGGATAATGTCAATCTTAAAGCTACAACGTGGAGTCCTGGCTATGAGGGAGAGGATAGAAAAGAGACTATTCTCATGAACTATTTATTTCAAGGAGATAAGGGTTACACTATTAATGATATTTTCTCAGCTTTGAGGGTTGCTGATTTAGAGTTTATCAAGATGACGAATTGGCGACAATGGGACTTGATGAATCTATTCAAAGAGCCAGATGATTTACCTGCTTTTCTAGGAATGAGCTTACCGGAAATCTCCATAGAAGATAGTTTACATTTATTTGAACTTCTCCATCCTATTCATAGGCTGCTAAATTTTTGGTGTGGTCATCCTCAAACAGCACCTACTATTGTCCCTTTTTCCGAATGGACTGACTCTGATTGGGAAAATGCAACAGTATGTATACATCCTCAGTTCCAAAACCCTAAATTCAAAACAGACCTCATTGCTTGCATAAGTATAGGTAAAACTTTTTCTGTCCGTAAATATCTCGCTTTAACAGAGGAATTTGTCTATATAGATAGCTCAATGGCTCTTTGCTTGCTACCTGTTTTTGACAAACCCCTACCAATGATGTCCCTAGTGGAGCATTGGCAAAAGTTTAGACCGCTTGATCCTCTGACAGCAGAACCTACAGATCAAGTCAAGGTTTTTCAAACATTACAAAAGCTGTTACAGGTTCTAGAGGATTTTGATTGCATTATGTTAGAACGTCAATCTTAA
- the trxB gene encoding thioredoxin-disulfide reductase has protein sequence MTNSTVENLVIIGSGPAGYTAAIYAGRANLKPVVFEGFQAGGLPGGQLMTTTEVENFPGFPQGITGPDLMDNMKAQAERWGAELYTEDVISVDLSQRPFIICSQEREVKAHSIVIATGATAKRLGLPSEQQFWSRGISACAICDGATSIFRGAELAVVGAGDSAAEEAIYLTKYGSSVHLLVRSEEMRASKAMQDRVLSNPKIQIHWHTEAVDVFGNDFLSGVKVHNNQTGEVRELPVKGLFYAVGHTPNTGLFKGQLELDEVGYIVTKHGGVETGIDGVFAAGDVQDHEFRQAITAAGTGCMAAMLAERWLSSKGLIHEFHHLPETTDNELKPQPETQTTETEAEFNLQATRHEGGYALRKLFHDSDRLLLVKYISPGCGPCHTLKPILNKVVDEFDGKIYFVEIDIDKDRDIAENAGVTGTPTVQLFKDQELVKEVKGVKQKSEYRQLIESNL, from the coding sequence ATGACTAACTCCACAGTAGAAAATTTGGTAATTATCGGTTCTGGCCCCGCCGGTTATACAGCCGCTATCTATGCAGGACGTGCTAATTTAAAACCTGTTGTCTTTGAAGGATTCCAAGCGGGGGGTTTACCGGGGGGACAACTGATGACAACGACGGAGGTTGAGAATTTTCCTGGGTTTCCTCAAGGGATAACTGGCCCGGATTTGATGGATAATATGAAGGCTCAGGCTGAACGCTGGGGGGCGGAGTTATATACTGAGGATGTGATTTCTGTTGATTTGAGTCAGCGTCCTTTTATTATCTGTTCCCAAGAAAGGGAAGTAAAGGCACATAGTATAGTTATTGCTACAGGTGCAACAGCCAAACGTTTGGGTTTACCTAGCGAACAACAATTTTGGAGTCGGGGTATTTCTGCTTGTGCGATTTGTGATGGTGCAACTTCGATTTTTCGAGGTGCAGAGTTAGCGGTTGTGGGTGCGGGTGACTCAGCAGCAGAGGAAGCAATTTATTTAACTAAATACGGTTCTTCAGTACATTTATTGGTGCGTTCTGAGGAAATGCGGGCTTCTAAAGCTATGCAAGATCGGGTTTTGAGTAATCCGAAAATTCAGATACATTGGCATACAGAAGCGGTGGATGTGTTTGGGAATGATTTCCTGTCGGGGGTGAAAGTCCACAATAATCAAACTGGGGAAGTGAGAGAATTACCTGTAAAAGGGTTATTTTATGCTGTTGGTCATACGCCCAATACAGGCTTATTTAAGGGACAATTAGAACTGGATGAGGTAGGGTACATTGTCACTAAACACGGTGGTGTAGAAACTGGTATAGATGGTGTATTTGCCGCCGGTGATGTGCAAGACCATGAGTTTCGGCAAGCTATTACAGCAGCGGGTACTGGTTGTATGGCGGCAATGTTAGCGGAAAGATGGTTATCATCAAAGGGTTTAATCCATGAGTTCCATCATCTACCAGAAACAACTGATAATGAATTAAAACCTCAGCCAGAAACACAGACAACGGAAACGGAAGCGGAGTTTAATTTGCAAGCTACACGCCACGAAGGTGGTTATGCTTTAAGAAAATTATTCCATGATAGCGATCGCTTGCTTCTCGTTAAATACATTTCTCCTGGTTGTGGTCCATGTCACACTCTCAAACCTATTTTAAATAAGGTAGTCGATGAATTTGATGGTAAAATCTACTTTGTCGAAATTGATATTGATAAAGATAGAGACATTGCGGAAAATGCCGGAGTGACAGGAACTCCAACGGTGCAGTTATTTAAAGATCAGGAATTGGTCAAAGAAGTTAAGGGTGTCAAACAAAAAAGCGAGTATCGACAGTTGATTGAAAGTAATTTGTAG
- a CDS encoding ABC transporter permease — MTITKRRTPSFFNFAKSNLSQRFMLIGLAMTLFFIFLAFFAPVLQAWGWLQNPKEFLSNSIHEAPSLKHWFGTSRLGYDVFSRTIFGVQAALQVVILATALSMVIGVPLGMVSGYLGGKLDKMLLFLMDSIYTLPGLLLSVTLAFVVGRGILNAAIAISIAYIPQYYRVVRNHTVSVKTEVYIEAAQAMGASTWVVLSRYLFFNVIQSVPVLFTLNAADAILVLGGLGFLGLGLPEEVPEWGYDLKQALEALPTGIWWTTLFPGLAMTIMVVGLSLLGEGLNDFVNPRLRRENKQ, encoded by the coding sequence ATGACCATTACAAAACGCCGAACACCGAGTTTTTTTAATTTTGCTAAATCTAACCTATCCCAGCGATTTATGCTGATAGGTTTAGCTATGACTTTATTTTTTATATTTTTAGCCTTTTTTGCACCTGTATTACAAGCTTGGGGGTGGCTACAAAATCCTAAAGAATTTCTCTCTAACTCTATTCATGAAGCACCTTCACTTAAACATTGGTTTGGTACGAGTCGTTTAGGTTATGATGTCTTTTCTCGGACTATATTTGGTGTCCAAGCGGCGCTGCAAGTAGTGATTTTGGCTACTGCATTAAGTATGGTAATTGGTGTACCGTTGGGGATGGTAAGTGGCTATTTGGGGGGAAAATTAGATAAAATGTTGCTATTCCTGATGGATAGCATTTATACCTTACCAGGATTATTGCTTTCCGTAACACTGGCATTTGTGGTGGGGAGAGGAATCTTGAATGCTGCGATCGCAATTAGTATCGCCTACATCCCCCAATATTATCGCGTAGTTCGCAACCACACCGTTAGCGTCAAAACCGAAGTCTACATCGAAGCTGCACAGGCAATGGGCGCTTCTACCTGGGTTGTCCTGTCACGCTATTTATTTTTTAATGTCATTCAAAGCGTTCCCGTCCTCTTTACTCTCAACGCCGCAGATGCCATATTAGTTTTAGGCGGGTTAGGATTTTTAGGATTAGGATTGCCTGAAGAAGTCCCCGAATGGGGATATGATTTAAAACAAGCTCTGGAAGCACTACCCACTGGCATCTGGTGGACTACCCTTTTCCCTGGTTTAGCAATGACAATTATGGTTGTAGGGTTATCACTACTTGGTGAAGGGTTAAACGACTTTGTAAATCCTCGTTTAAGAAGAGAAAATAAGCAATAG
- a CDS encoding ROK family protein — MGNQVIGIDLGGTAIKLGRFTEDGNCLQSLIVDTPQPATPEAVLSAIVDAISQIDPDNQTIAIGVGTPGPADATGRIAKVAINLAGWHDVPLADWLEAKTGKPTILANDANCAGLGEAWLGAGCNFPNLILLTLGTGVGGAIILDGKLFVGHQGAAAELGLITLNPDGPMCSSGNQGSLEQHTAISAIRRRTGKEPAELGALAQAGDAQALNFWQEYGKDLGIGLTSLIYVLTPQAVIIGGGVSASFEFFLPSMQAEIEKRVLPTSRLGLQILPAKLGNSAGMVGAAKLALTKI, encoded by the coding sequence ATGGGTAATCAAGTAATTGGTATTGATTTGGGGGGAACTGCAATTAAACTGGGGCGATTTACAGAAGATGGTAATTGTTTACAATCTTTAATTGTAGATACTCCCCAACCGGCAACACCAGAAGCCGTATTATCTGCAATAGTAGATGCCATATCTCAAATTGACCCAGATAATCAAACTATAGCTATAGGTGTAGGAACTCCTGGCCCTGCTGACGCAACTGGACGTATTGCTAAAGTTGCTATTAATTTGGCAGGGTGGCATGATGTACCTTTAGCCGATTGGTTAGAAGCAAAAACTGGAAAACCAACTATTTTAGCTAATGATGCTAACTGTGCAGGTTTAGGGGAAGCTTGGTTAGGTGCAGGCTGCAATTTCCCAAATTTGATTTTACTAACTTTAGGGACTGGAGTTGGTGGTGCAATTATCCTTGATGGTAAATTATTTGTTGGTCATCAAGGTGCAGCAGCAGAATTAGGTTTAATCACCTTAAATCCCGATGGACCAATGTGTAGTAGTGGTAATCAAGGTTCTTTGGAACAGCATACTGCAATTTCTGCTATTCGTCGTCGCACTGGTAAAGAACCAGCAGAATTAGGCGCACTTGCCCAAGCTGGAGATGCCCAAGCATTGAATTTTTGGCAAGAATATGGTAAGGATTTAGGAATTGGTTTAACAAGTTTAATATATGTTCTCACACCACAAGCAGTAATTATTGGTGGTGGTGTCAGTGCCAGTTTTGAATTTTTTTTACCATCAATGCAAGCAGAAATTGAAAAGCGTGTTCTGCCTACTTCACGTCTAGGTTTACAGATTTTACCAGCAAAACTGGGTAACTCAGCGGGAATGGTAGGTGCTGCTAAATTAGCATTGACGAAGATCTAG
- a CDS encoding CTP synthase: MTKFIFVTGGVVSSIGKGIVAASLGRLLKSRDYSVSILKLDPYINVDPGTMSPFQHGEVFVTQDGAETDLDLGHYERFTDTSMSRLNSVTTGLIYQSVINKERRGDYNGGTVQVIPHITNEIKDRILRVAKETNPSAVITEIGGTVGDIESLPFLEAIRQLRKEVGRQNVLYMHVTLLPWIASAGEMKTKPTQHSVKELRSIGIQPDILVCRSDRTIPVGLKQKLSEFCDVPVECVITCQDASSIYEVPLILEREGLAQQALDLLQMEQRQPNLTQWETMVERMYSPKHSIEIAIVGKYVRLSDAYLSVVESLRHAAIATHGDLRLRWVNSEALENEPPENYLAGVDGIVVPGGFGSRGIDGKIAAIKYARDRQIPFLGLCLGMQCSVIEWARNVAGLVDANSAEFDPYTSDPVINLLPEQQDVVDLGGTMRLGLYPCRVIPGTLAFDLYQEEVIYERHRHRYEFNNVYRNPLLDSGYVVSGTSPDGRLVEIVELPNHPFFLACQFHPEFQSRPSSPHPLFKGFMQATISRTHPTPTTPKPVQVF, translated from the coding sequence ATGACTAAGTTTATCTTTGTAACTGGAGGCGTTGTTTCCAGTATTGGTAAAGGCATTGTAGCAGCAAGTTTGGGACGATTGCTGAAATCGCGGGATTATTCGGTATCTATTCTTAAACTTGATCCCTATATTAACGTCGATCCAGGTACGATGAGTCCCTTTCAACATGGAGAGGTTTTTGTTACCCAAGATGGTGCAGAAACAGATTTGGACTTGGGACATTACGAACGCTTTACTGATACTTCAATGTCCCGATTAAACAGCGTTACTACTGGCTTAATTTATCAGTCAGTGATTAATAAAGAACGCCGTGGGGACTATAATGGCGGCACTGTACAGGTAATTCCTCATATTACTAATGAAATTAAAGATCGGATTCTAAGAGTTGCTAAAGAAACTAATCCTTCAGCCGTAATTACTGAAATTGGCGGGACTGTGGGTGATATTGAATCACTGCCATTTTTAGAAGCAATTCGCCAGTTACGCAAAGAGGTAGGACGGCAGAATGTATTATATATGCACGTTACCTTGTTGCCTTGGATAGCTTCAGCCGGTGAGATGAAAACCAAGCCAACACAACATTCTGTGAAGGAACTCAGATCAATAGGCATTCAACCAGATATTTTAGTATGTCGGAGCGATCGCACTATCCCTGTCGGCTTAAAACAAAAACTCTCAGAATTTTGTGATGTCCCAGTAGAATGCGTCATCACTTGCCAAGATGCTAGTAGTATCTATGAAGTACCCTTGATTTTAGAACGGGAAGGACTGGCACAGCAAGCTTTAGATTTGCTACAAATGGAACAACGTCAACCGAATTTGACGCAATGGGAAACAATGGTAGAACGGATGTATAGTCCTAAACACAGCATCGAAATTGCCATTGTTGGTAAATATGTGCGTTTAAGTGATGCTTACCTATCTGTAGTCGAATCCCTACGCCATGCGGCTATTGCTACTCATGGTGATTTGCGTTTGCGGTGGGTGAACTCAGAAGCGTTGGAAAATGAACCACCAGAAAACTATCTTGCAGGTGTTGATGGTATCGTTGTTCCCGGTGGTTTTGGTAGCCGAGGCATAGATGGTAAAATCGCGGCAATTAAATACGCACGCGATCGCCAAATCCCCTTCTTAGGTTTATGCTTAGGAATGCAATGTTCTGTGATTGAATGGGCGAGAAACGTCGCCGGATTAGTCGATGCTAATAGCGCCGAATTTGATCCTTACACCAGCGATCCAGTTATTAACCTATTGCCTGAACAACAAGATGTAGTAGATTTAGGTGGAACAATGCGTTTAGGTCTTTATCCTTGTCGCGTTATACCTGGCACACTAGCCTTTGATTTATATCAAGAAGAAGTAATTTACGAACGCCACCGTCACCGCTATGAATTTAACAACGTTTATCGCAATCCATTGTTAGATTCTGGCTATGTTGTCAGTGGAACTTCTCCAGACGGGCGTTTAGTCGAAATTGTCGAATTACCCAATCATCCATTCTTTCTTGCTTGTCAATTTCATCCAGAATTTCAATCCCGTCCTAGTAGTCCCCATCCTTTATTTAAAGGATTCATGCAAGCTACCATTTCCCGTACTCATCCCACCCCAACCACACCAAAGCCAGTCCAAGTTTTTTAA
- a CDS encoding N-acetylmuramoyl-L-alanine amidase, giving the protein MKKVLGLVVFNFLFTSSVALAQSSLLVVFPPTNYQTSTEKIFFIGITPANRQLLINGKPIKRSKAGHFSPSLPLQLGENVFKSSYPNQEREIKITRPSTQPEFPDGLGFAKDSLTPAVDIARLPGELICFGAIAPPQASVSVKVANQIIPLSLQPSQAKLPANSSVLTGRNQPTTSSPSKYQGCTTVAKVADLGQPLFSLTLNGNTATQLGQGKISILTPAQLPVTEVTAPSGVTRTGPSTDYSRLTPLPKGTRAKVTGREGDWLRLDYGAWINSKETKIIPDAVQPQTVIRSVGYRQRAGETEILFPLQVAVPVSIEQSDNRTFSITFHNTTAQTDTIRLDDNPLISRLDWQQVTPNQVKYTLNLKKLQQWGYKLRYDNTTLVLSLRHAPNIHNRKHLPLSGIKIVLDPGHGGKESGSSGMKGYLAKDVNLVLSKLLRDELVQHGAVVVMTREDDRDVSLVERQEIINKEEPALALSIHYNFLPDDGNAEKTRGLVSFWYHSQAHSPAIFLHNYVVNKHREPSIGVFWNNLALTRPSAAPAMLLEFRLMSNADELEEIVNPQQQKKLAKTLADGVTEWFKMVKK; this is encoded by the coding sequence GTGAAAAAAGTCTTAGGATTAGTAGTATTTAACTTTCTCTTCACTTCCTCCGTGGCTTTAGCACAAAGTTCTCTTCTAGTAGTTTTTCCCCCTACCAACTACCAAACCAGTACAGAAAAAATCTTTTTTATCGGTATAACACCAGCAAATAGACAACTTCTCATCAATGGTAAACCGATTAAACGCAGCAAGGCTGGTCATTTTTCTCCCAGTTTACCTTTGCAGTTAGGGGAGAATGTATTTAAATCTAGTTACCCGAATCAGGAACGAGAGATTAAAATCACAAGGCCTTCTACTCAGCCAGAATTTCCAGATGGTTTAGGCTTTGCTAAAGATTCTCTAACTCCTGCTGTCGATATTGCTAGATTACCGGGAGAACTGATTTGTTTTGGGGCTATTGCACCTCCTCAAGCTAGTGTCTCTGTCAAGGTGGCTAATCAAATAATTCCCTTGTCGCTACAACCGTCACAGGCTAAATTACCTGCTAATTCCAGCGTATTGACGGGAAGAAATCAGCCAACTACCTCTAGTCCTAGCAAATATCAAGGCTGTACAACAGTGGCCAAAGTTGCCGATTTAGGACAACCTTTATTTAGTTTGACATTGAATGGTAATACTGCTACTCAACTTGGTCAGGGCAAAATTTCAATTCTGACACCTGCACAATTGCCAGTTACTGAGGTGACAGCACCATCAGGTGTGACTCGTACTGGCCCTAGTACTGATTATTCTCGACTGACACCATTACCAAAAGGAACAAGGGCAAAAGTTACAGGTAGAGAAGGCGATTGGTTACGCTTAGACTATGGGGCTTGGATTAATAGCAAAGAGACTAAGATTATACCAGATGCAGTGCAGCCACAAACAGTAATTCGTAGTGTCGGATATCGTCAGCGTGCAGGTGAGACAGAGATATTATTTCCCCTACAAGTGGCTGTGCCTGTGAGTATAGAACAGAGCGATAATCGCACTTTTAGTATCACTTTTCACAATACCACTGCCCAAACAGATACTATTCGTTTGGATGATAACCCCCTCATTTCTCGCCTGGATTGGCAACAGGTGACTCCTAATCAGGTCAAGTACACCTTGAACCTCAAAAAGCTTCAACAGTGGGGTTATAAGCTGAGATATGACAACACGACCCTAGTGTTGAGTTTGCGCCATGCACCTAATATTCACAACAGAAAACACTTGCCTCTATCTGGCATCAAAATTGTACTCGATCCAGGACATGGTGGTAAAGAATCTGGTTCAAGTGGAATGAAGGGGTATTTGGCAAAAGATGTAAATTTGGTGTTATCGAAGTTACTGCGGGATGAGTTAGTGCAGCATGGTGCAGTGGTGGTGATGACAAGGGAGGATGATCGAGATGTTTCTTTAGTGGAACGTCAGGAGATAATTAATAAAGAAGAACCTGCACTGGCACTTTCTATCCATTACAATTTTTTACCTGATGATGGTAATGCCGAAAAAACCAGGGGTTTGGTTAGTTTTTGGTATCATTCCCAGGCACACAGCCCCGCTATATTTTTACATAACTATGTAGTTAACAAACACCGTGAACCTTCCATTGGTGTATTTTGGAATAATTTAGCCTTGACTCGTCCCTCTGCTGCACCTGCAATGTTATTAGAATTTCGTTTAATGAGTAATGCTGATGAGTTAGAGGAGATAGTCAACCCTCAACAACAGAAAAAATTAGCTAAAACTTTGGCTGATGGGGTGACTGAGTGGTTTAAGATGGTGAAAAAGTAG
- a CDS encoding N-acetylmuramoyl-L-alanine amidase has product MKKLLGLVSFSFIFPSSVAVAQPSLLVVYPPANHQTNTEKIFFIGTAPADGQVLINGKSVNRSKAGHFSPSFPLQLGENIFKVRYQNQEREIKVTRLSTQPQLPDLGFAKDSLTPAVDIARLPGELICFSAVAPPQANVSVKLASQTVNLLPQPSKAELPANSSILTGRNQATISNISKYQGCTTVANPGDLGKPLFSLTLRGQTITQLGSGKVQILAPERLAVAEVIAASGVARTGTSTDYSRLTPLPQGTRATVTGTEGDWLRLDYGAWINSKETKIIPGAVPPQTVIRSVSYRQLAGVTEMRFPLQVPVPVSVEQSDRTFALTLYNTTAQTDTIRLDDDPLISRLDWQQVTPNQIKYTFNLKKLQQWGYNLKYDNTTLVLSLRHAPNIQNRKPLSGIKILLDPGHGGKESGAIGPTGYPEKDVNLVVSKLLRDELVQRGAKVVMTREDDRDVSLVERQEIINKEQPAIALSVHYNSLPDNGDAEKTKGFGTFWYHPQAHNLAVFLHNYAVNKLRKPSYGVFWNNLALTRPSIAPSVLLELGFMSNPYEFEEIVDPQEQKKMAKTLADGVTEWFKTVK; this is encoded by the coding sequence GTGAAAAAACTTTTAGGATTAGTATCATTTAGCTTTATTTTTCCCTCCTCCGTTGCTGTAGCACAACCATCACTTTTAGTGGTTTATCCTCCAGCCAATCACCAAACTAATACAGAAAAAATATTTTTTATTGGTACAGCACCAGCAGATGGACAGGTTTTGATCAATGGTAAATCTGTTAATCGTAGCAAGGCTGGTCATTTTTCTCCTAGTTTCCCCTTGCAGTTAGGCGAAAATATATTTAAAGTTCGCTACCAAAATCAGGAACGAGAGATTAAGGTAACAAGGCTTTCTACTCAACCTCAGTTACCAGATTTAGGTTTTGCTAAAGATTCACTGACACCCGCTGTTGATATTGCTAGACTGCCTGGAGAACTGATTTGTTTTAGTGCTGTTGCACCTCCTCAAGCTAATGTTTCTGTGAAGTTGGCTAGTCAAACTGTTAATCTTTTACCCCAACCTTCAAAAGCAGAATTACCCGCTAATTCCAGCATTTTAACCGGGCGTAATCAGGCTACTATTTCTAATATTAGTAAATACCAAGGTTGTACAACAGTCGCAAATCCTGGGGATTTGGGAAAACCTTTATTTAGTTTGACATTGAGGGGTCAGACTATCACCCAACTTGGTTCGGGAAAAGTGCAAATTCTCGCCCCAGAACGGTTAGCCGTCGCTGAGGTAATAGCCGCATCAGGTGTAGCACGGACGGGGACAAGTACCGATTATTCTCGACTGACACCCCTACCTCAAGGTACAAGGGCAACTGTCACAGGTACAGAAGGTGATTGGTTACGGTTAGATTATGGGGCTTGGATTAATAGTAAAGAAACCAAAATTATACCCGGTGCAGTTCCCCCACAAACAGTAATTCGCAGTGTGAGCTATCGTCAATTAGCTGGAGTAACGGAGATGCGTTTTCCCTTGCAAGTGCCTGTGCCTGTAAGTGTGGAACAGAGCGATCGCACTTTTGCTCTCACTCTCTACAATACTACTGCCCAAACAGATACAATTCGTCTGGATGATGACCCCCTGATTTCTCGCCTGGATTGGCAACAGGTGACTCCCAATCAGATTAAATACACCTTTAACCTCAAAAAGCTCCAACAGTGGGGTTATAACCTAAAATACGACAACACAACCCTAGTATTGAGTCTGCGTCATGCACCGAATATTCAGAATAGAAAGCCCTTATCTGGCATCAAGATTTTACTTGATCCGGGTCATGGTGGTAAAGAATCTGGTGCAATTGGTCCAACGGGTTATCCAGAAAAAGATGTGAATTTGGTGGTTTCTAAGTTACTGCGGGATGAGTTGGTGCAGCGCGGTGCAAAGGTGGTGATGACAAGAGAAGATGATCGGGATGTGTCTTTGGTAGAACGTCAGGAGATAATTAATAAAGAACAACCTGCGATCGCACTTTCCGTCCATTATAATTCTCTACCTGATAATGGTGATGCGGAAAAAACCAAAGGCTTCGGTACTTTTTGGTATCATCCTCAAGCACATAATCTCGCAGTATTTTTACATAATTACGCAGTTAACAAACTCCGCAAACCTTCCTATGGCGTGTTTTGGAATAATTTAGCTTTAACTCGTCCCTCTATTGCACCTTCGGTATTATTAGAATTGGGTTTTATGAGTAACCCTTATGAGTTTGAAGAGATAGTAGACCCCCAAGAACAGAAGAAAATGGCGAAGACTTTAGCTGATGGGGTGACAGAGTGGTTTAAAACTGTTAAGTAA
- a CDS encoding DUF2085 domain-containing protein: protein MQKAILSRSLPINQVSFFADFLLAGMVFGPPIAPFLAASGVFLLPGIADIIYFMGNHVCPQPTLGLELAPPFIMAVCMRCYGTVTGLLITRILYALTNGKGVFWLSQYGWTGAAFASVLMMAYPVELAAQIFGLWDFNNYIVTPFGLITGLAWGLFTMPILHFRRL, encoded by the coding sequence ATGCAAAAAGCTATTTTGTCAAGAAGTCTACCGATTAATCAGGTGAGTTTTTTTGCTGATTTCCTATTAGCTGGGATGGTTTTTGGCCCCCCTATTGCTCCTTTTTTAGCTGCGTCTGGTGTGTTTTTGCTGCCAGGTATTGCGGATATCATTTATTTTATGGGTAATCATGTATGCCCGCAACCTACCCTTGGTTTGGAGTTAGCACCACCTTTTATTATGGCAGTATGTATGCGCTGTTATGGGACGGTAACAGGATTATTAATTACTCGGATTTTGTATGCTTTAACTAATGGGAAAGGTGTTTTTTGGTTAAGCCAATATGGTTGGACTGGTGCTGCTTTTGCTAGTGTGTTAATGATGGCTTATCCGGTGGAATTAGCAGCGCAGATTTTCGGTTTGTGGGATTTTAATAATTATATTGTTACTCCTTTTGGTTTAATTACTGGTTTGGCTTGGGGTTTATTTACTATGCCGATTTTGCATTTTCGTAGGTTATAA